From a region of the Fusobacterium sp. DD2 genome:
- the murF gene encoding UDP-N-acetylmuramoyl-tripeptide--D-alanyl-D-alanine ligase: MKRKIEKIKNVVMDSRKIEKDSLFFAINNGNSYIESALKDGASLVIADNYAGDDLRVIKVEDTIKAMQDIARDYRKALKIKIIGITGSNGKTTTKDLVYSVLKERYRCRKTLGNYNNHIGVPYTILQCDKNDEILILEMGMSGFGEIDTLCSISLPDYGIITNIGDSHLEFLKSRANVCKAKTEMLKYVKPEDTVLFGDDYYLKNIPGLKVGCGDNNDFQIKNIEDDEKGVHFDLEGDRYNIALNGRHNVFNASMAVVIGKLFKMSYKEISQGLERMQISAMRFEKVEIGDTVYINDAYNASPISMSYSIETFSGLYNDRDKVAVLGDMLELGENEIKYHEDVINKALSAKIDKIYLYGERMKKALANIKNSEKAVWCESKDEIRKMIKEIPQKKAVLLKGSRGMKIEEIIEK; this comes from the coding sequence GTGAAAAGAAAAATAGAGAAGATAAAAAATGTAGTTATGGATAGCAGAAAAATAGAGAAAGATTCACTTTTCTTTGCTATAAATAATGGAAATTCATATATAGAGAGTGCACTAAAAGATGGAGCTTCTCTTGTAATAGCAGATAATTATGCGGGAGATGACCTGCGTGTAATTAAGGTGGAAGATACAATAAAAGCTATGCAGGATATAGCAAGGGATTATAGAAAGGCACTTAAGATAAAGATAATTGGAATTACAGGAAGTAATGGGAAAACAACTACAAAGGATTTGGTTTACTCAGTATTAAAAGAGAGATACAGATGTAGAAAAACTCTGGGGAACTACAATAACCATATTGGAGTACCATATACAATACTTCAATGTGATAAAAATGATGAGATTCTTATTCTTGAGATGGGTATGAGTGGATTTGGAGAGATAGATACACTTTGCTCAATATCACTTCCAGATTATGGAATAATAACAAATATTGGGGATTCACATCTGGAGTTTTTAAAGAGTAGAGCCAATGTATGTAAGGCTAAAACTGAGATGCTTAAATATGTAAAACCAGAAGATACAGTGTTATTTGGAGATGATTATTATTTAAAAAACATACCTGGTCTTAAGGTAGGTTGCGGAGATAACAATGATTTTCAAATAAAGAATATAGAAGATGATGAAAAAGGAGTTCATTTTGACCTTGAAGGAGATAGATACAATATCGCCTTAAATGGTAGGCATAACGTTTTTAATGCTTCTATGGCAGTTGTTATCGGCAAACTCTTTAAAATGAGTTATAAGGAGATTTCACAAGGCCTGGAGCGTATGCAAATCAGTGCTATGAGATTTGAAAAGGTAGAGATAGGAGATACTGTGTATATAAATGATGCCTATAATGCAAGTCCTATATCTATGAGCTACTCAATTGAGACATTTTCAGGACTCTATAATGACAGAGACAAAGTTGCTGTATTAGGAGATATGCTTGAGCTTGGTGAAAATGAGATAAAGTACCATGAAGATGTGATTAACAAGGCTTTATCTGCTAAAATAGATAAAATCTATCTCTATGGAGAGAGAATGAAAAAGGCTCTTGCCAATATTAAAAACAGTGAAAAAGCTGTCTGGTGTGAGAGTAAAGATGAGATAAGAAAAATGATAAAAGAGATACCTCAGAAAAAAGCTGTGCTTTTAAAGGGTTCTAGAGGTATGAAAATAGAAGAAATAATAGAAAAGTAG
- the mraY gene encoding phospho-N-acetylmuramoyl-pentapeptide-transferase: protein MLYLIGQYFQQFDFLKSIYLRTFIAFVVAFLIVLIAGKPFINYLKVKKFGEKIRTEGPATHMSKKGTPTMGGVLIVIAVFITTILVADIGNKIVLLLLLSLMGFAGIGFVDDYKKFTVNKKGLSGKKKLLGQGAIGVLVWLYINYFGLTGNRTIDLSVINPIQSQSMLYIGSIGMLIFIIIIVMGASNAVNITDGLDGLAIMPMVICSAILGVVSYFTGHMELCKHLNLFYIDGAGEITVFLSAICGSGLGFLWYNFYPAQIFMGDTGSLSLGGVLGVIAILLKQELILPVVGGIFVIEAMSVIIQVGSFKLRGKRVFKMAPIHHHFELCGLPETKVTMRFWITTLLFGIVALGIIRMRGIF, encoded by the coding sequence ATGTTATATTTGATAGGTCAGTATTTTCAACAATTTGATTTTTTGAAATCAATATATTTACGAACGTTTATAGCTTTTGTAGTAGCTTTTTTAATAGTTTTAATAGCAGGAAAACCATTTATTAATTATCTGAAAGTTAAAAAATTTGGAGAAAAAATAAGAACAGAGGGACCTGCAACACATATGTCAAAAAAAGGGACCCCTACAATGGGTGGAGTTTTGATAGTTATTGCAGTATTTATAACTACTATATTGGTAGCTGATATTGGAAATAAAATTGTCCTTCTTCTGCTTTTATCACTTATGGGTTTTGCAGGAATTGGATTTGTAGATGACTATAAGAAGTTTACTGTAAATAAAAAGGGGCTTTCTGGAAAGAAAAAACTTTTAGGACAGGGAGCAATTGGAGTTCTTGTATGGTTATATATAAATTATTTTGGACTTACAGGAAATCGAACCATCGACCTTTCAGTAATCAATCCTATTCAAAGTCAAAGCATGCTTTATATTGGAAGCATTGGAATGCTTATCTTTATCATAATAATAGTTATGGGAGCTTCAAATGCTGTTAATATAACAGATGGACTTGATGGACTTGCAATTATGCCAATGGTAATATGTTCAGCTATCTTAGGTGTAGTATCATATTTCACTGGGCATATGGAACTTTGTAAACACCTTAATCTTTTCTATATAGATGGAGCTGGAGAGATAACAGTATTTCTTTCAGCAATCTGTGGTTCTGGACTTGGATTTTTGTGGTACAACTTCTATCCAGCACAGATATTTATGGGAGATACAGGGTCACTTAGCCTTGGAGGAGTACTTGGAGTAATAGCAATACTTTTAAAACAGGAACTTATCCTTCCAGTAGTTGGAGGAATTTTTGTTATTGAAGCTATGTCTGTAATAATTCAGGTTGGTTCTTTCAAACTAAGAGGAAAAAGAGTATTTAAAATGGCACCTATCCACCACCACTTTGAGTTGTGTGGATTGCCTGAAACTAAAGTAACTATGAGATTTTGGATTACAACTCTTCTTTTTGGGATAGTTGCTTTAGGA
- the gmhB gene encoding D-glycero-beta-D-manno-heptose 1,7-bisphosphate 7-phosphatase: MKKAIFLDRDGTINVEKDYLHKIEDFVLEKGVIEGLKILRDLGYIFVVVTNQSGIARGYYSEEDVVLLNKQINEILRKDGINIEKFYYCPHHPEKGVGKYKVKCSCRKPETGMLDEAVKDFDIDRANSYMIGDNISDIKAGINAGVKPVLVTTGHGMEHIDEVKEMGVDVFNSIYDFALALSDKKIV; encoded by the coding sequence ATGAAAAAGGCAATATTTTTAGATAGAGATGGAACTATAAATGTAGAGAAGGACTATCTTCATAAGATAGAAGACTTTGTATTAGAAAAAGGTGTCATTGAAGGACTAAAGATTTTAAGAGATTTAGGATATATATTTGTAGTAGTGACAAATCAGTCAGGAATAGCCAGAGGATATTACAGTGAAGAGGATGTAGTCCTTTTAAATAAACAGATAAATGAGATTTTAAGAAAAGATGGAATAAATATAGAGAAATTTTATTACTGTCCACACCATCCTGAAAAGGGAGTAGGAAAATACAAAGTAAAGTGCAGTTGCAGAAAACCTGAAACTGGTATGCTGGATGAAGCAGTAAAAGATTTTGATATAGACAGAGCCAACTCATATATGATTGGAGACAATATAAGTGATATAAAAGCAGGGATAAATGCAGGAGTAAAACCTGTACTTGTAACTACTGGTCATGGGATGGAACATATAGATGAAGTGAAAGAGATGGGTGTAGATGTATTTAATTCAATCTATGATTTTGCTCTTGCTCTTTCAGATAAAAAAATAGTATAA